A portion of the Lolium rigidum isolate FL_2022 chromosome 1, APGP_CSIRO_Lrig_0.1, whole genome shotgun sequence genome contains these proteins:
- the LOC124683069 gene encoding acyl-[acyl-carrier-protein] desaturase 7, chloroplastic-like isoform X2 — protein MLARFGYTSSCKPASSSTYCCKPSATMNTWRCRSAVSSRGGSTAMVAARREEEEEWRRYLAPERLEVLAHLEPWAEAHMLPLLKPADEVWQPSDMLPDAAALGADGFHAACLDLRARAEGVPDAQLVCLVGNMVTEEALPTYQSMSNRFEATRDTTGADGTAWARWIRGWSAEENRHGDVLSRYMSLSGRLDMRQVERTVHRLIASGMAMHAPASAYHGFVYVAFQERATSISHGNTARQVGAHGDVALARICGAIAADEKRHEAAYTRVVAKIFEVDPDAAVRAMAYMMRRRITMPAALMDDGRDADLFAHYAAAAQQAGVYTASDYRGILEHLIGQWRVEELAEGLSGEGRRARDYVCALPEKIRRMEEKAHDRAGRARKEPTPVPFSWIFDRPVSVVMP, from the exons ATGTTAGCTAGGTTCGGCTACACGTCGTCATGCAAACCAGCCAGCAGCAGCACCTACTGCTGCAAGCCATCAGCGACGATGAACACCTG GAGGTGTCGGAGCGCGGTGAGTAGCAGAGGAGGATCGACGGCCATGGTGgccgcgcggcgggaggaggaggaggaatggcGGAGGTATCTGGCGCCGGAGAGGCTGGAGGTGCTGGCGCACCTGGAGCCGTGGGCGGAGGCGCACATGCTGCCGCTGCTGAAGCCGGCGGACGAGGTGTGGCAGCCGTCGGACATGCTCCCTGACGCAGCGGCACTGGGCGCGGACGGGTTCCACGCGGCGTGCCTGGACCTGCGCGCCAGGGCGGAGGGCGTGCCAGACGCGCAGCTGGTGTGCCTGGTGGGGAACATGGTCACGGAGGAGGCGCTCCCCACGTACCAGAGCATGTCGAACCGCTTCGAGGCCACCCGCGACACCACGGGCGCCGACGGCACGGCCTGGGCGCGGTGGATCCGCGGCTGGTCCGCGGAGGAGAACCGGCACGGCGACGTGCTCAGCCGCTACATGTCCCTGTCCGGCCGGCTGGACATGCGGCAGGTGGAGCGCACCGTGCACCGCCTCATCGCGTCCGGGATGGCCATGCACGCCCCGGCGTCGGCCTACCACGGCTTCGTCTACGTGGCCTTCCAGGAGCGCGCCACCTCCATCTCCCACGGCAACACGGCGCGCCAGGTGGGCGCGCACGGGGACGTGGCGCTGGCGCGCATCTGCGGCGCCATCGCCGCCGACGAGAAGCGGCACGAGGCCGCCTACACCCGCGTCGTGGCCAAGATCTTCGAGGTCGACCCGGACGCGGCCGTGCGCGCAATGGCGTACATGATGCGGCGCCGGATCACGATGCCGGCCGCGCTCATGGACGACGGGCGCGACGCCGACCTGTTCGCGCACTACGCGGCCGCCGCGCAGCAGGCCGGGGTGTACACGGCGTCCGACTACCGCGGCATCCTGGAGCACCTGATCGGGCAGTGGCGGGTGGAGGAGCTGGCGGAGGGGCTGTCCGGCGAGGGGAGGCGCGCGCGGGACTACGTGTGCGCGCTGCCGGAGAAGATCCGGAGGATGGAAGAGAAGGCGCACGACAGGGCGGGCAGGGCGCGCAAGGAGCCCACGCCGGTCCCGTTTAGCTGGATCTTCGATAGGCCTGTCAGTGTCGTCATGCCTTGA
- the LOC124683069 gene encoding acyl-[acyl-carrier-protein] desaturase 7, chloroplastic-like isoform X1, giving the protein MLARFGYTSSCKPASSSTYCCKPSATMNTWRCRSAVSSRGGSTAMVAARREEEEEWRRYLAPERLEVLAHLEPWAEAHMLPLLKPADEVWQPSDMLPDAAALGADGFHAACLELRARAEGVPDAQLVCLVGNMVTEEALPTYQSMSNRFEATRDTTGADGTAWARWIRGWSAEENRHGDVLSRYMSLSGRLDMRQVERTVHRLIASGMAMHAPASAYHGFVYVAFQERATSISHGNTARQVGAHGDVALARICGAIAADEKRHEAAYTRVVAKIFEVDPDAAVRAMAYMMRRRITMPAALMDDGRDADLFAHYAAAAQQAGVYTASDYRGILEHLIGQWRVEELAEGLSGEGRRARDYVCALPEKIRRMEEKAHDRAGRARKEPTPVPFSWIFDRPVSVVMP; this is encoded by the exons ATGTTAGCTAGGTTCGGCTACACGTCGTCATGCAAACCAGCCAGCAGCAGCACCTACTGCTGCAAGCCATCAGCGACGATGAACACCTG GAGGTGTCGGAGCGCGGTGAGTAGCAGAGGAGGGTCGACGGCCATGGTGgccgcgcgacgggaggaggaggaggaatggcGGAGGTATCTTGCGCCGGAGAGGCTGGAGGTGCTGGCGCACCTGGAGCCGTGGGCGGAGGCGCACATGCTGCCGCTGCTGAAGCCGGCGGACGAGGTGTGGCAGCCGTCGGACATGCTCCCGGACGCGGCGGCGCTGGGCGCGGACGGGTTCCACGCTGCGTGCCTGGAGCTCCGCGCCAGGGCGGAGGGCGTGCCGGACGCGCAGCTAGTGTGCCTGGTGGGGAACATGGTCACCGAAGAGGCGCTCCCCACGTACCAGAGCATGTCGAACCGCTTCGAAGCCACCCGCGACACCACGGGCGCCGACGGCACGGCCTGGGCGCGGTGGATCCGCGGCTGGTCCGCCGAGGAGAACCGGCACGGCGACGTGCTCAGCCGCTACATGTCCCTGTCCGGCCGGCTGGACATGCGGCAGGTGGAGCGCACGGTGCACCGCCTCATCGCGTCCGGGATGGCCATGCACGCGCCGGCGTCGGCCTACCACGGCTTCGTGTACGTGGCCTTCCAGGAGCGCGCCACGTCCATCTCCCACGGCAACACGGCGCGCCAGGTGGGCGCGCACGGGGACGTGGCGCTGGCGCGCATCTGCGGCGCCATCGCGGCCGACGAGAAGCGGCACGAGGCCGCCTACACGCGCGTGGTGGCAAAGATCTTCGAGGTCGACCCGGACGCGGCCGTGCGCGCCATGGCGTACATGATGCGGCGCAGGATCACCATGCCGGCCGCGCTCATGGACGACGGGCGCGACGCCGACCTGTTCGCGCACTACGCGGCCGCCGCGCAGCAGGCCGGGGTGTACACGGCGTCGGACTACCGCGGCATACTGGAGCACCTGATCGGGCAGTGGCGCGTGGAGGAGCTGGCGGAGGGGCTGTCCGGCGAGGGGAGGCGCGCGCGGGACTACGTGTGCGCGCTGCCGGAGAAGATCCGGAGGATGGAAGAGAAGGCCCACGACAGGGCGGGCAGGGCGCGCAAGGAGCCCACGCCGGTCCCGTTTAGCTGGATCTTCGATAGGCCTGTCAGTGTCGTCATGCCTTGA